In Fulvia fulva chromosome 8, complete sequence, the DNA window CCGTCCGATGTCAGGTTCACAGCCAATGCCATGGCGGTCGTTGTTCGACGTCTTGCATGTGAAAGTGCTGATGATGCACTGGCATTCCCGCTGCATGGACTTGATGAAGATGAAAATGCAAGAGGACGCTGGAAGTTGGGAACATGACCTTCCCTTCTCCCGTGGATCATGAATGTCTCAAAAGCCGTCAGACTCATGCGAGAGCATGCATTCCCATTGTACGTATTGCATGAAGCTTAAGGTCGATCTCGACAACATGTCGCAGTAGGCAAAGGAAAGAAAGGATGAAGTCGCCATTGCCCTGCCTCGCCCGGAGGATTCCCGGCTGCTGATTCAGCGTCTTGTTCTTGGCAAACACGAGATCTTCGCGATTACGAAACCACATCATCTTTTATGTGCTGACATCCTCGCCGACATTTACCGCGACGTGACTGGCGACACCGAGCTGTGGATAGACAGCGAAAGGATGCCGACTGATGTCTCACGCCTTTTGGCTCTCACTCAGGGACCTATTTGAGCGTGGACTTCTGGACTGGATCTACCAGAAGCTCGTACAACATAATTGAAGCAATGACGAGAAGACGCCCCCATAGACAGGAAGTACATTTTTCTTCTTCTCTGCCTGATGCTGGTCTTCATGTCTTTTGCAATGAGGTTTATTACCTCAGCAAGTAATAACCAACGTTTTGGCCAGCCGTTGAGATCTCTAAAGATGAGTCAGCCACGTTGTCCTCGATCAAGCTAAAATATCATCAAAGATACATACCTACACACAACCATGGCTTCTCAAGGCGTGCTGGACAGGAAAGTCACCACAAATGCTGAAAATCAAGCCGATCTGGAGAATCATTACGAGCAACGCCTACAAGATATCCGATCAGAACGGTCTCGATATGGCATCCGTGAATACGGGTCTTACATAACCGCATGCAACAGATCGACCTGTACCCAAAACCATCGATGGGCAAGATCTGATCTCAAGAGAGCCTGCAGAGCCAACATCCTGGTGTACATCATACCTCACGAGTCTGAACGAGAAGGTGTCCAGCGACTGAACGCCAGAGTTCGGGCACGAGCTGCTGTGGCGATGGAATCGTTCAGGGCGAGCCCTGACTCGGTTCTGTCACATCGAGCATATTTCATGGAGTGTCGATGGTCGGAAGATGTATACCCGGACCATGATCTTGAGCACCACCTCGATAAGCTCATAGCGGATCATTTGAGGCTATGCGATTGGTTGGAGAGCGAGAGCGACAGGACGGCGGAGAAGCATAGGGCAGCCGAGCCTGATGCTCCAGAATGGAATGGTGTGGTACCTTCGATGCGAGCTGTGTTCATGATTTTCTGGCCTGATGATCGATATTGCAACGAGGCTACAGGGCGCGCTGCACTAGTCCTCACTGGCGACGATAGTGGGATGAAGTCTGGTCCGATTACTCTGGATGGCCTCTCGGCGGACCGTTTACCAGGTTATGGAAGCCATGACAGGATTGTTCACCTTCCACTAGCAAAAGCCGTCGGATTCCTCGCTCACATCAACGAGCGAGAGGTAGCTGCGAACGAAGCACTACGAGCTCGTGACGAGTACTACATTGCGAGTACTCGGGACGAGTGTCTAGAGGAGGCACGCGAGAGGTTGACACTTTCAAAAACAGATCAGATCTCTGATCGAGCTGATAGTACTATCAGAAATGCAAAGTCACGCCAAAGGTGGCGCCAGATCTTCTCGGAAGAGGGCTTTTCTGAGCGACACGCAATGCTGGCGGCAATGTCACTTGCCTAGGACAGCATCATGATTAACAGGAAGAAATGATCGCGAGCCGGACTTGCGACTTGCACATCACCTGCCGGCGCATCACTCTAGTCAAAAGAACAAGGAATACCACTGAATCTTGTCAAGCGAATGGATTCTCGATATTATCTCATCAACAAGTTCGAGGTCCTGTGTGGCTAGGCGTCTCTTCATGGGCTGAGGAGCCGGACTCTGACAGGAACACCGCCCACTGAACACGTCAAAACTCTCAGATCAGACCACGGCCATCCCATTCCACCTCCACCCCACTATATCACTTACACACAGTAAACAACACAATCCCCTCCCCCTCCTCAGCCATATAACGCCCCTCCCCACTCGGCAGCGGCTTCCCTCCCTCCTCCCCTCCCACACAGCCCGTACTACTCACCGCATACACCTCACAAAAAGCACTCATAGCCTTAATCCAAGCCGACCGATACTGCGGCAGAAGGTTATAACAGCCGGCCCGGACGGGCTCCGTGCCGTAGAACAGGTCTTGAATAAGGAGGCGTTTCCGCTCGAGGCTGTCTTTGCCGCAGACGGTGTCTTCGTACATCCAGATGTCGACGTAGCGGGGTGGGATGTATTCGTTGTAGCCTTCGGCTGTGGCTTGGGCGGTGAGACCTTCGGAGAGGGGTTGGGCGGTGTGGGAAGGGTCGTTGATAACCGGGGTGCTGTGGGTGAGGGCTATGAAGATCGTGATGGTGAGAGCTGGGATTAGGAGGAGGGTTGCTTGGAACATGGTTGTTGTTCTTGGGATCGTGTGGTTGTGTGGTCAAATGGACTCTGATGGTCGGTGGTTTGCTGTTCGTTCCATGAGAGATGCACATACTGGCAGAGGTTCTTATAGCTCGAATCGCATGGCATGTGCTTGGGCTCTGTGGCTGTCATCGAATGCACGGGTCTAGAGACCAAGCCATAGGCCGCGTAGCAAGTACGGGCAACATCTGTGGTGATCGTAGAGGAAACGTGCCGCGCGGCGTGTCGTCGACTCAAGATGATATTGCCTGCTTCAAGCATGAGAATATATAGCATAGGCAGTGTCTGCAGTGACCATATACAAGACTGTCATCACCACATCGGGTGTCTCCCAGATGCTAGTCTACGTCCTCGACAGGGTCAATCTGTCGTTGGCCGTGATCACGAACAACTTCGACCTCCTTTCGTGTGCGTTCCGTATATATCTTGCATGATCTGGACTCGTGTGTAACGGAGCACGAACTTGCTTTACATAGTTCACAGCCACTGGTACCACGTTACGCATAGCAGATGTTGCTTCTGTGCGACTGTGGCGATACTCGTGTTGACATGTTAGACACCTCGTTGCGAGCTAGGTTTGCAGTCCTTCCAAATGCCTCGCGATGACGGCCCTGAATACGCCCTGATTGTGTATCATCTCCTCACAAGTCCACCATGTAAGACCCCCGTACTGCATCACCAAGCTCTCCGTCCAACTTCATCGGATCCCGTTCATACTCCGCGAACGCAGCACCCAAAGCCGCGACGAACTCCCTCGAAGACGGAAGCTTATCATAATAGTCCCAGTGCTCCGCTTGGACCTCAGGCCCGAACTTGCGACTAGCTAGCACGAACTTCTCCAAGAGGAGCCGGCCCAGTGGCGTATCGATAGGGACCTGGTGAACAGTGTACTGAATATGGAATATGATATCGACGCGGGACTGCAGTAGGCCAATCAAGTCGTGCATCACAGCATTTTGGAACTTTGGTACTTGGTACCTATAACCGAAGCACCAGGCGGAGATCAGTAGACCTTCGTAATGGCGGAGCTCATCGAGGGTGTTGACTGCTGCTGTTGGCAGAGACCCTTTGACGATGAAGTGGTTGAGAAGCTTGAAGGTGTCATATGATTCTTCGGCAAGGTTGAGGACGCCATGCTCACGGCCGTCGAAGTCAGGGTATGCGAGACGTGGGGAAAGGGCCTCAAGAGCAGCTCGGTCGATGGTGTGGTGTCTGATATTCATGTCGCCGTCGAGAATGTCGATGTAGACATCTGGTCGCGCTTCGGTTTGACTGGAAGCGAATGTTAGAGCTGCATGTAGTAACAGGGGCAAAACTCGTACGCTGCAACTCGGTCCAGAGCTCGGAGGTACTCAGGCGTGGATTGCACTTCGACGGCAGCTTTACTGTCCATATTTTGGAGATTCGCTCAGCAGCGTGGCAGCCGTGATGATCATCTGAGGCGAAGGGGTGTTGGAAGGGTTGTTGGTGCTTGGAGAGTCGTTTGGTAGCGTGGTGGCGCCGGCGGTGGTGGTCATCTGAGACGAAGAGATGGTGGAAAGTTGTTGGTGTTTGGTTGCTGATGGAAGAGCGCGGCTAGAAGTAGCGACCGATGGAGAGCATTCACTCGTGGTCCAAGGCAGCAATGAGCCAATCAGCTGAGTAGAGTAGATCGTCGACTACACATGTGATACCGTAGAACGGCCGAAGTGAAACACTTGAGCTATGGACGGATATCAGAAGCTGCAGGCCTAAAAGTACGACCCTCCAAAATCCGTCAAATTCGAATCGTCCATACCATCAAGGTTCATGAACTCATCCAGCCCACCATGACCTGTGTCTTGATGCAACGCATCATCAGCAGTATCAAACTTCGGATCAATGTCAATTGCATTATCACTGTTAGATCCAGCAGCAGAGCCATCGAGATTGGGATCAACATTCTCCGGCTGCGTGTCCAGAGGCTGAATACCATCCTTGAACTCAGCATCTGGTGGGATAGATTGGCCATACGCCAATTTCCGGGAGTCTCTTCGATGGTTCTCACGAGGGAGGCGCGGAAGATGGGTTGGTCTGTTGCTGTTGATGCAGTCGCCGCGGCTGTTCATCCATAGGGAGGATTCTTGGACCTCGCCTTTTTTCTGCGCGCCGGCAAAAAGTGCTGGCTGGAGTAGGGGCAGTAGGAGACTGGCCTCGTACCAGCGACCCTTGATGTCGTCCAGATTGACAGCGTGGCCTGGTTTGATCAGCTGCCAGTAGTTGGCCACTTGTCTTATGCGGATCGAAAGCGAGTTCCGGTAAGCCAAGTCGTCCGTCAAGCGTTGCGGTAGCTGTGGGTTGTTGTTGGGTGAAGCCGGAGTTGGCACATTGGGGTCTCGATGGGTGACGGCGGACAGCTTGTAAACATCGCCCACGAGCCTGCACGACTGTTCCAGAACCTGCTTAGGGTTCATCGCCGAGACTCTCTTGCGCTCGACGATGTCGTGCACGACAATGATGTCGGTGCCAGAGCCAATGTGCAGTCGTACTGGATCACCGACCCATATCTTCTCGCAACCCAGGTAGATGCCGTCGTAGTGCTGCTGGAACACGCCAGCCTCCGGCTGCGTAGCTTTGCTTCTGTTGAACGGGGTATACGTCGAGTCGACCATCTTGGAGGCCAGGATTGAAGCATCAACCTCCAAGTCACCCTTGCCATACTTGCCGTGCAGCATGCCATGCCAGTCAGCATGCTCGTATCGCGGCGGCTCTGCAATGGAATTCAGGACGCTCATAGTGAACTGAGGTACGCTCCAAGCCAGCCACGGACGCAGCTCCTCTGTTGTCTTCGTCATGGGTACAGTGTTCCCGCCTGGGTGCGACAATGGCTGTACGGAATAGTGGAAGGTGTTTCTGTTGCTGCCGCCCGAGTTCTTGATCCACCGTCCCAGCACCGTAGCAAGACCCCATGCTTGACCACGCGAGAACCAGACAAGTTCGCCAGGTCGGAACATGAAGCCTTTGTATTGTCTGTCGATGTTCTGGTCTGGATACTTTGCAGGAGATAGAGGAGTTGGCACCGGCTTCGGAGCAGGTGGCGTTGCTTTGATGTTCTGCGCACTGCTCAGCCGTGCCATCGGCGCTGGTTGGTTGATGCTGGGCTTCGCTTCAGAGTCCTGCTTGAAAGACCTCTCAGCCTTGAGCTTAGCACCTGGTACTAGATTCTCAAGATCTTCGGGAGAACAGATTTTGCAGCTGCAGTTGTCTGGATCGCCGCTCTCGTCGGTGCTGAGCCACAGCAGATGCGGGAAGAAGTCGTTTGGACTCCTGAAGCGTTTCCGACGTCCCGCAGGATGGCCATAGAGGTATGCATCTTGTCTGTCGTTACCACCGGCGGCGTGTGTCTTGTTCTTGACTTCCAGCTCGCCATCTCTTTCTGTCTTTTTCACGTGCTCGTAGAGGCGATAGTTCTCGGGGAAGCTGACGAGAATGTAGCCGTGGTCTGGTGTATGGTCAACATATCTGCCAGTACGTCTACTGATACCAGGCCACACATACCGCTTCCCGACTTGTCCTTCCAGTCCAGCTCTCTTGCTAGCATGCCACCAAGCTTGCGCCGCCAGTCCAGGTGTTTCGTCTCTTCAGGCTTGACCTCCCGGTAGTAGTCGCTGACGCCATCTTTGTCCGCCTTCTGATCCAGCTGGTCGTCGGTGGGCGAATTCGTCTCCTTCCGCTTGGCGCCCTTTGTGATGATCTCGAGCTTGCCATCACTGCGACGCACGTAGAGTGGGTAGAATCGTGCCATGTTCGGGAGCGGCTATGATGATGTGGCGGGCTTAAGTGTGATTCTGTACCATCTTGAGGAGGGACGCGGTAGTCGATGTTATCGAGAGGCCATGGTCAGTACACTATGGCGGCCATTCACCACATCTTCTTGTGCGCAACAAGTGCAGTTGCAGCTTGTGACGATGGCCTGCATGATCGCCGGCCAGGTTTCGGCAGATCTGCCGAGCCCGCAGGATCCCTGCCAAACGCGTCGCGTTGCCCCGACGAAACTTTATCGCGGTCGACACGCGAAAGTCAAGTCGCTGACTCCCGATCTCGACTACCACCACATCACTCACACTGCTCACTTCATCGGAAAGCAGAAGTTGCTGTCGACGTCGCTTCCACTTCCGCCTCTTGCTCCTTTCTCTTGTTCTTGCTTCTCAACCTGTCGCAGCCCGACACAAGCAGCGACCCGTCCGTGCAGGCACAGGGATCTACCTCCTAGAGTGGACCACTGCAAACACATTTGACACCTGCAGCTCGCAACACGGCGCCATTGTCTGCATTCGCCCACCAAATTCAGCGACTTGAACTTCACGCGCCCGCGAGAAGCACTTCCCGCACTCTACATGTACCCAGAAGAGGATTACGACGAACTCGCCCCTAACTTTTCGCCACCGAATAAGCGACGCAAGGTGGTCCCAGTGGTCTCACGCGCGGGCATGGAGGGCATACTCGCATCTTGGGGTGCCACAAAATCACCCACATCTGTGTCCAAGATGAACCGGGTGAGCGGCGGTCACGAGCTTCGCGGCGCAAAGCAGCCGGTAACATACCAAGAGTCTCCACCCACCTCGCCAGGCGAGTCCGACCGATCGTCAATGTATGATGATGCGCCTCAGGTGGCGGAAGCTCTCTCAGAGGATGAGCAAGATGAGAGTGACGACGAGGACGAGCTCACCTCGGACACAATTCAAGTTGCACCACGCGGTACCCTTGCTGCACCCCGTCCACGGGGTAAGTCTCCGTATTCACCAATACTTGGCCATCACTAACTCCTGTCAGGCACTCGAGCCCTCCCAGCCAGATCTACCAGATCGACTGTGCGCTATGCTCGACCAGAAAAGAAGAAGACATTCTCGAAGAAGTCAAAGAAGCTGCTACGATCAGACACTGGACCAGGGCGGCCGTCAAAGGTGAAGGTCGAGACAGCACGAAATCGGGTTCGCGATGATATTGCAGCCCACACAAAGCCAAAGCGTGATGCCTTTCTTCTTACTCACGAGCAGTACTTTGCGCCACTACTGCCAGAGAACAGCTACTTGGCCAAGCTGCATCGTGCCCGGGCTTCAGTCGCGGATCAACACGCTGAAAGTGCACCATACGCCGTGCTGACCAAGCAACCGGATGGTGTCGAGGCCAACATGAAGCCGTACCAACTCGACGGTCTCTCTTTCCTTGTCCACATGCACGAGAACGGCATGTCCTCAATCCTCGGTGACGAGATGGGCCTTGGAAAGACACTGCAGACTCTGGCGCTATTCCAACACTTGAGTGAGAATGAACCGACCACGGGTGAGCTTCGACCGTTTCTGGTCGTTTGTCCACTTAGTGTACTTTCGTCCTGGATCTCCGAGGCACGGAAGTGGGTACCAGGACTGAATGTGATACGATTCCATGGCCCAGTCTCGGAGCGCGCACAGATCAAGGCCGATTGCATGATACAGAAGGCGAGATTTGAGAAAGGGGAGCAGCCAGATGACCGTATCGATATTGTGGTCACCACGTACGACACTTTCCGAAGCGAGGACAGCTGGTTCAAGCGATCTTTTGTCTGGCGATACTGTGTTCTGGATGAGGGACATAAGATCAAGAACGAGAAATCCGACGTGTCCTCTTCTCTGCAAGGTCTCAGCGCCGAGTACCGCCTCTTGCTGACCGGCACCCCTCTTCAAAACAACTTGAAGGAAATGTGGGCGCTTCTACATTGGCTGTTTCCAGAGGTCTTCACACTTGACACCGGGGACAGATTCCAGAAGGCATTTGATATCGGCAGAGGTAGCGTATCAACGAGCTTCATGAATGAAGCACGCCGACTGCTCGAGCTGATCATGCTTCGACGCATGAAGAACAGCCCTGGCGTAAATCTTGGTCTCCCTCCCAAGGAAGAGGTTCTGCTTTACGTTCCGCTCACTCCAATGCAACGCTTCTGGTATACCCGACTGTTGACGAAGGCCGATTCTGGCACCCTTGACGACCTCTTCGGTGGCGCCAAGGAAAAGGAAGCACAGATGCTGCAGCAGGAGAGCAACGACGAGGAGCTCAAAATGCTGGAACGAGCCGGAGCTGCGGTCGACAAGACTGAGGACGTCGACACTACCGATGTCTGGGCTGAGAGCCGTGCTATTATGCAAGAAGCCGTGCAGCATGAAGAAGCTGAACAGACCACGGGTGCTTGGAAGAAGCTAATGAACCTGGTCATGCAGCTACGCAAAGTTTGCAGTCATCCCTACATGCTCAAAGGTGCCGCACCACTGGAGTATGAGATCGACAACCACGTGAAGAATGCTTCCGGCAAGTTCATCGTGTTGGACAAGCTACTGGACGAGCTCGTCATCAAGCAAAAGAAGAAGGTCCTGATTTTCTCGGGCTTCACATCGATGCTTGACCTTGTTGGTGAACTGCTAGCTCTCAAGGGTACCACTGGCTACGCACCACCGTTCCGCTATGCTCGTCTCGATGGACGCACGAGTCGGGCTCAGCGCAATCTGAGCATTCGGTTGTTCAACGACAAGTCGAGTGACTTCAAAGTCATGCTGCTATCGACCAGAGCTGGTGGCCTCGGCATCAATCTGACATCGGCCACAGAAGCAGTCTTTCTGGACGAAGACTGGAATCCACAAATGACCCTTCAAGCTGAGGCTCGAGCACATCGCATCGGGCAAACGCAGAAGGTCACCATATATAAGCTCTGCACATCGGGTACCGTGGAAGAACAGATGATGGGTCGCATACGCAAGAAGCTCTACCTCTCAGCCAAGGTCACAGAGTCTATGCGCAATATTCATTCGACTCAAAGCCTCGACAAGAAGCGCAAGGCTGATTCGCTCGAAAACGAAAGCGAGGAAGCGCCTCACCTCGATACTGCATCACTCCAGTCATTGCTACGCAGAGGTGCCCAAACGCTGGCACGCCCAGAGATCGATGTCACTGAGATGCTCTCTTGGGATTGGGAGACCACTCTTGAGAAGTGCAAAGATCAGCCACTCGATGCGCTGGTCGCCGACGAGAGTGGCAATGCCAAGGTGGATGAGCAGGAGTGGTTGAGCTCTATCGAGAAAGTCGAGACTGCAGTGTTTGAGGGTAAGAAGCATATGAAAGCCATTGAGCAGAAGATGGAGGAAACCGCAAATCTCAGCCGCAACGATCGACGCCTCGGCAAGAATACCACTGTCATGATCGATGGCTTTGCAATATCGAAGGAGAGTCTCAACTGTGCAGACTGGGAGGCAGTGCCCACTCTCGCTGGGAAAGATCCTCGCCTTGCCGAACCTGTTCGAGAAAAGAAGGCCAAGATCGACCATCAAGATTTCTGCCAGACATGCTGGGATGGCGGTGAACTCCTGACCTGCCAGCGCTGTCCGCGCTCCTACCACCGAAAGTGCTTGGGTAGGGATCCAAGAACCAAGTCCTTCGGCGGCAGCTTCAACTGCCCACAACACGAATGTTACGACTGCGGCGCGAAGACCACAGACGCAGGCGGTCTCATCTTCCGCTGCCGCTGGTGCGACAAGGGCTTCTGTGAGGACTGTCTGGACTTCGACAATGCTAACCTCATTGGCGACACACTGCCAGAGTTTGTCATGACGGGGTTCGGCAAGGTCGA includes these proteins:
- a CDS encoding ISWI chromatin-remodeling complex ATPase CHR11 is translated as MYPEEDYDELAPNFSPPNKRRKVVPVVSRAGMEGILASWGATKSPTSVSKMNRVSGGHELRGAKQPVTYQESPPTSPGESDRSSMYDDAPQVAEALSEDEQDESDDEDELTSDTIQVAPRGTLAAPRPRGTRALPARSTRSTVRYARPEKKKTFSKKSKKLLRSDTGPGRPSKVKVETARNRVRDDIAAHTKPKRDAFLLTHEQYFAPLLPENSYLAKLHRARASVADQHAESAPYAVLTKQPDGVEANMKPYQLDGLSFLVHMHENGMSSILGDEMGLGKTLQTLALFQHLSENEPTTGELRPFLVVCPLSVLSSWISEARKWVPGLNVIRFHGPVSERAQIKADCMIQKARFEKGEQPDDRIDIVVTTYDTFRSEDSWFKRSFVWRYCVLDEGHKIKNEKSDVSSSLQGLSAEYRLLLTGTPLQNNLKEMWALLHWLFPEVFTLDTGDRFQKAFDIGRGSVSTSFMNEARRLLELIMLRRMKNSPGVNLGLPPKEEVLLYVPLTPMQRFWYTRLLTKADSGTLDDLFGGAKEKEAQMLQQESNDEELKMLERAGAAVDKTEDVDTTDVWAESRAIMQEAVQHEEAEQTTGAWKKLMNLVMQLRKVCSHPYMLKGAAPLEYEIDNHVKNASGKFIVLDKLLDELVIKQKKKVLIFSGFTSMLDLVGELLALKGTTGYAPPFRYARLDGRTSRAQRNLSIRLFNDKSSDFKVMLLSTRAGGLGINLTSATEAVFLDEDWNPQMTLQAEARAHRIGQTQKVTIYKLCTSGTVEEQMMGRIRKKLYLSAKVTESMRNIHSTQSLDKKRKADSLENESEEAPHLDTASLQSLLRRGAQTLARPEIDVTEMLSWDWETTLEKCKDQPLDALVADESGNAKVDEQEWLSSIEKVETAVFEGKKHMKAIEQKMEETANLSRNDRRLGKNTTVMIDGFAISKESLNCADWEAVPTLAGKDPRLAEPVREKKAKIDHQDFCQTCWDGGELLTCQRCPRSYHRKCLGRDPRTKSFGGSFNCPQHECYDCGAKTTDAGGLIFRCRWCDKGFCEDCLDFDNANLIGDTLPEFVMTGFGKVDQAYYIDCSDCTQGWQENEHTKNEAIKAKARYEAQYAAFFGTGTDDTTPDTLSEVDTPINATPPPTSKSSAKSSTKKARAKTVAPAPQTGRVKAIPGPQTAVPSPQTGRVKAVPGPQTALGKKQRVTLNGPSSSGLSSVPSDIASPAPPSDQKIRLKLNGPSSALPSSTPELASSPRSAKKQRVA